A genomic window from Salvia miltiorrhiza cultivar Shanhuang (shh) chromosome 5, IMPLAD_Smil_shh, whole genome shotgun sequence includes:
- the LOC131024635 gene encoding serine/threonine-protein kinase STN7, chloroplastic: protein MVTVGTSTGFGVGGVSLHPSTSNPLSSFLGKKLNFKSLTESTAHKKLCSPKSKNLAVVAAGGEIFNFVHDLFVGVGVGLPCTVMECGDMIYRSTLPKSNGISPTIPGVILALGTISYLWATPGVAPGFFDMFVLAFVERLFRPTYKKDDIVLGKKLGGGAFGVVYRGSLTKKPPSKDGEIVVKKATEYGAVEIWMNERVRRACANSCADFMYGFLENSAKKGAEYWLIWKFEGESTLADLIQSKEFPYNVEALILEKVQDLPKGIERENRIIQTIMRQLLFALDSLHSTGIVHRDIKPQNIIFSEDSRTFKIIDLGAATDLRVGINYIPKEFLLDPRYAAPEQYIMSTQTPSAPSAPVAAALSPVLWQLNLPDRFDIYSAGLIFLQMAFPGLRSDSALIQFNRQLKRCDYDLIAWRDTVEPRAGAELRRGFELLDLDGGIGWELLTSMVRYKARQRLSAKAALAHPYFDKEGLLVLSFTQSLRLQLFRATQQDYSEAVKWIIQLMAKSGTQKDGGFTEAQLQELREIKPKEKSNVQRNALASALRVQRKIIRTINESVDELNRRRKSFWWSRWIPREE, encoded by the exons ATGGTTACAGTTGGCACAAGCACAGGATTTGGAGTAGGTGGAGTTTCACTCCATCCCTCCACCTCCAACCCCCTCTCCTCATTTCTGGGCAAAAAGCTCAATTTCAAATCCCTAACTGAATCAACTGCCCACAAGAAATTATGCTCACCCAAGTCCAAGAATCTCGCAGTTGTTGCAGCGGGAGgtgaaattttcaattttgttcaCGATCTGTTTGTTGGAGTTGGGGTTGGACTGCCCTGCACAGTTATGGAGTGTGGAGACATGATATACAGAAGCACGCTTCCAAAATCAAATGGGATTTCACCTACAATTCCTGGTGTGATTTTGGCTTTGGGCACTATTTCTTACTTGTGGGCTACTCCCGGTGTGGCGCCTGGCTTCTTTGATATGTTTGTTCTTGCCTTTGTTGAGAGACTCTTTAGGCCAACTTACAAAAAG GACGACATTGTGTTGGGGAAGAAGTTGGGTGGGGGAGCATTTGGAGTGGTTTATAGGGGGTCGTTGACGAAGAAGCCGCCCTCTAAA GATGGTGAGATAGTGGTGAAGAAGGCCACTGAATATGGAGCGGTGGAGATATGGATGAATGAGCGCGTCCGAAGGGCTTGTGCGAATAGCTGTGCTGATTTTATGTACGGCTTTCTTGAG aattcggcaaagaaAGGAGCTGAATATTGGCTGATATGGAAATTTGAAGGAGAGTCCACGCTTGCTGATTTAATTCAGAGTAAAGAATTTCCTTACAAT GTAGAAGCATTGATTCTTGAAAAAGTCCAAGACTTGCCTAAGGGGATCGAGAGGGAAAACAGAATCATACAGACGATCATGAGACAGCTCTTGTTTGCATTGGATAGTCTGCACTCAACGGGCATTGTTCATAGAGATATTAAGCCCCAAAACATCATCTTCTCTGAAG ATTCTCGTACATTCAAGATCATTGACCTTGGAGCGGCTACAGATCTGAGAGTCGGCATCAATTATATCCCCAAAGAGTTTCTATTGGATCCCAG ATATGCTGCACCCGAACAATACATCATGAGTACTCAAACACCCTCTGCTCCATCTGCACCCGTTGCAGCTGCACTTTCCCCTGTTCTGTGGCAG CTGAATCTCCCCGACAGATTTGACATCTACAGCGCTGGCCTCATATTCTTACAAATG GCGTTTCCAGGACTACGCAGCGACAGCGCCCTCATTCAATTCAACCGTCAGCTGAAGAGGTGTGATTATGATCTAATCGCTTGGAGAGACACTGTGGAGCCCCGTGCCGGGGCAGAGCTACGACGCGGATTTGAATTGCTAGATTTGGATGGAGGTATAGGGTGGGAGCTTCTAACATCCATGGTTCGTTACAAGGCACGCCAAAGGCTGAGCGCAAAGGCAGCTCTCGCTCATCCCTACTTTGACAAGGAAGGCCTACTCGTTTTATCCTTCACGCAGAGCCTACGCCTGCAGCTCTTCCGAGCCACGCAGCAAGACTACAGCGAGGCTGTAAAGTGGATCATTCAGCTCATGGCGAAGTCGGGAACGCAGAAAGACGGGGGTTTCACTGAAGCTCAGCTGCAGGAGCTCAGG GAAATCAAGCCAAAGGAGAAGTCGAACGTGCAGAGGAATGCGCTTGCATCGGCTCTTCGGGTGCAGCGGAAGATCATTAGGACGATAAACGAGAGCGTTGATGAGCTCAACAGGCGGAGGAAGAGCTTTTGGTGGAGCAGGTGGATTCCCAGAGAGGAGTAA